The window ggaccgataGCATGAACTACCCTATttcacctaggcaaaacgggtgggctacccgttttgcctaggcaaaatagggtagcctacccgttttgcctaggtgaaaacgggtaggctacccgttttcctttagggaaaatagatttatttattttaattataataaatattaattatagataaattacgTATTAACACGtgcaatacataatttacgtattttttttatttccaatcaataatttatatatacgttttttctatccagtcaatacataatttacgtataattaaatttatgttctaaaaggtaaataaatataatttaccaaataaaaattaattggacacttattttttatttccaatcaatacataatttatctataattaatatttattataattaaaaaaataaataaataaacccaTTTTTTCTAAAGCAAAACGGGTAGACTACCatattttgcctaggcaaaacgggtagcccatCCTATTTTGCCTGGCAAAatagggtagcctacccgttttgcctaggtgaaATAGGGTAGTTCATGCTATCGGTCaatggaccggaccgtatggaCTACCCGTTTAGTGcaaattcaacgaaaaaaaattctgtttcaagttaaattcgttaaatttcagattattggtaaatacgaaacttagatgttcaattattttccttgttttggaggcatgatttttcttcgttttgtttttCGTGGTTGAaagaatttcacttttttgaatgaaaaatgaaaagggcaaaaatgtcaaacaggaggcgacggTAAGGAAAATAGGGGCGACGAATAGCAATCCACTTAATTAAAGGGTGGAGAAGGAAAGTGAGTTAGTATGAGGTAGAGTTAGTAGAGTAATCTTGGTTGCTTAAGTTAAGGTTATTTAAGTTAACCTCGAGATCCTACCACCATGTTGATAAGATTGAAATTGaggttattttaattttttttaactttcatttaaCATCCATTTAACCTTAAGAAAAAACCCACCCTTATTAAACTCATTTCCAAAcatggttaactaaaaaaactTCCTTTAGGCATTGTTTGGATACAGTGTAATTAAAGTAATATAATGTAAGTGAAGTGTATGAAATAACTTGTTGTATTTAGATGAAAGTTAAGGTAAATGAtggtttaataatttaattatatataaaattactcttatatacTTTCATAAGAAAAAGACACGTACCATACTTCCCCTCCAATTTGGGTTGTAAGAAAAATTATCCAAAATCCAACTCAGCTAGCCTAGCCTCACTTGCCATGCTCTTCAATTACACATCAAAACGAATAAAGTTAACTAATTACACTTACCCTCAACTGCTTTCAAATACTATGTACAAACAATTTAACCTCTTCTACCCCTAACTAACtcacaaaaaatgaaaaaggtaTACTAAGGATGCTTTCAATCTCCACCGTAGAATTCTAATAACCCTAAAgataacggtgaatgagcaaattctacatactCAATGTGATCAAAACTGTTAACCACCATTCCTCATTTTTACAAATAACACCTTGGACTTCAATTCGAGACTCCTCCTTCCGAGAAGTCCCGATTCCATTTTCATTTGTATTCGAAATTCATTTCCCAAATCGATATGTCGGCCATCTCGAATTGCATATCCGGCAGGCATTTAGCAAGTCGGACTTTACTGCCTACCGCCTTCTATCTCCAGTGAACCAGACCAGTCAGCTTTCAACAATCCACTTCGTTGCAATTTAATCATCTTGTTCGTTCAGCTCCACACCGCGTCCTCGTTATTAAGGTTAGATTTTAATGACAGGTTTCTTGTATTCTCAATTTCAATAGAAACGCAATGCTTCGTTCCATTAGAATATTCACCACCAACCTCCACCGTCTCCACCACCTTCGAACCCTGACTTCCTCCGTCACCACAACCACCAAAAAAGACTCCTACTTTGCCTTGATACAtcacataactaatatagtccGCCGCGACATCTACCCAGAACGCACTCTCAATCGACTTAATCTCCCTGTCACTTCCGAGCTTGTCTTCCGTGTGCTACGTGCTTGCTCTCACTCCCCTTCTGAATCCCTCCGCTTCTTCACTTGGGCTCGTGCCCACTACACCCCCACCTCCGTTGAATACGAAGAACTTATTAAAACCCTTGCCCGAGCTAAACGCTATTCTTCAATGTGGAAACTAATTACCCAATTGAAAGATCAGAACCCCCAATTCAGTATCTCTAATGATTCCGTGTGTTCTATAATTCAAGAGTATGGAAAACATGGTTTGATTGATCAAGCTGTTGAGGTTTTCAATAAATGCAAGTCTTTGAATTGTGAACAAAACATTGATGTTTACaatgctttgctttttgctctTTGTGAAGTGAAAATGTTCCATGGAGCTTATGCTTTGATTAGGAGGATGATTAGGAAAGGCTTGGTTCCTGATAAAAGGACTTACGCTGTTCTTGTTAATGGCTGGTGCACCAGTGGGAAAATGAAAGAGGCACAGGCCTTTTTAGAGGAAATGAGTAACAAGGGGTTTAATCCTCCTGTGAGAGGGAGAGATTTGTTGATTGAGGGGTTGTTGAATGCAGGCTACTTAGAGTCTGCAAAGGAAATGGTTAGGAAGATGACTAAAGAGGGCTTTGTACCAGATATTAATACATTTAATTGTTTGATAGAAACAATTTGTAAAGTTGGGGAGATTGATTTTTGTATTGATATGTATCATAGCGCCTGTAAGTTGGGGCTTTGTCCTGATATAAATACTTACAAGATCTTGATTCCGGCTGCTTCGAAGTTGGAAAAGATTGATGAGGCTTTTCGGTTATTGCATAATTCGATTGAGGATGGACACAAACCATTTCCTAGTTTGTATGCTCCAATAATTAAGGGGTTGTGTAGAAGAGGGCAATTTGATGATGCCTTTTGTTTCTTTAGTGAAATGAAGGTGAAGGGACACCCTCCTAATAGGCCAGTATATACCATGCTGATCACTATGTGTGGACGTGGAGGGAAATATGTTGAAGCAGCCAATTATTTAGCTGAGATGACTGAAATGGGTTTGTCTCCTATTTCAAGGTGCTTTGATATGGTTACTGATGGATTGAAAAATTGTGGAAAACATGATCTGGCTAAGAAGATAGAACAGCTGGAAGTGTCTTTTCACAGTGTGTGAGTGTAGCAGTTGATGTGATGCAATTTGTCCATTATGAGTGGATGGTTTCTGGTAGAAATCAACAGCATTTAACTCATGGAAGACATAACTGCTGCCTAAGCATTGATGCTGGAGAAATGGAAAAGGTAAGATACCTGTGTTTTATTCTTTGATTTAAAGTTGGATGTTATAGTTTTGTTATTTCAACATCTAGAAAAATGTATAAGATTTTAGCGTAAATCTTCCTAAAATCTATCCTTTAATGAGTGTGATATTTCTTGGCTAAACTTAGTGCCTTAGCTTTTcattttgatttaatttttggaaagttGCCTTTGCCATCAAACACAATGAATGTATCATTTTCCATCAAACACAATAAATTTAACATGTGCTGGGTGTCACGGGGGTAATCCTAGGCCCGGCCTAAGCCCCGTGTGGCGCCTCGACTTCCCCAAGTCTCGGCCAGCCAACTCCTACCGAAGGGTCCCGTCAATACCTCTGTCGGTATTCCATCCCGGAAGGGTCTCCCTGTGGGGCAAGCCTCACCCTAGAATGGGCTCGCACTATGGGGCACTCATCGGCCCCCATAATGTCCGTAGGGTTCCACCCTACGGAGACATCCACCTTCCTTCCCGAAGGACGtatgcccgactctcctagtcTCTGGTAGACTAGGGCGGATCACTTAGGCCAGTACCGATTACTGACCCCGGGGGCGGCGGAGATCCATACGCCAGGGTAGTCCCTgtccccctatagtgtttcttatgcCAACTCGGATCCTCCCGTCCGCGTACGTTGATATGCTCCATACACCACACAGCTTGTCAATAGGGTTGAGTTTGCCTATGGCCAAACTCCCCCCTTACACTCTCCCCCACTTAGAGGATCAACGTCCCTGTTGATCGGGTTTTGCTTCTTCTGACGAAAGCTTCCCCTTTTGGCTTGAGTGTCACTACTGTTTCACTAAGCTGTCGGCCTGCTTCCACTGATCTCCGCTTGCCTTTGAACTTTACTTGAGTTTCTACATTGCTCGCTTTTCTCTAAGGATGGCTTGAACTTCAACCATCCTTTACTTGAGTTTTCACATTGTTCGCTTGTCATTAGAGATGGTTTCAACTCCGACCattacttttctatttttgtaacCTGCGACTTGAACATCTTCGACTGAAGATCTTTTCTTGCGCTGCAATTATAAGCTTTATTCGTTGACGCTAGCAGAAGTACTTTTCAAAGGGTTGTGAAGCTTTTTGACAAATTCCTTTCAGATCAACTAGTGTTTCCATCCGAGCACTCTTCCTCCACGGAACATCCTCTGATACTCTTGTTCCACGGATCACCCTTTAAGTCTTCTTATACCAAGGATACTAGTCCTCCACGGGACATCCTCTGATACACTTTCTTCACGGATCATCCTCCGAGTCTTCTTCCTGTTCCAAGGGTCTTCTTCCGAGTTCCCATATTCCTTCACCACATCTCATCATGTACATCTCATCGTACACTAGAGGGTCTTCCTCTAAGTATTCTAACTCTTCCGTAATATACCATAGTATACCTTAATATACTATGATACACCATAGGGAGGATTTGCATAGGGCCTACTTGAACTCTCCCCCACTTAGAGGATCAATATACCATAAGGAGGGTTCGCATCACTTGAACTCTCTCCCACTTAGAGGATTAATATACCATAAGGAGGGTTCACATAGGGCCTACTTGCACTCTCTCCCACTTAGAGGATCAACGTCTCTGTTGATCGAGGAGGTTTTGGAACTTCGTCGAAGACCATTGATGTCGATGAGCCAAGCAAGAAGTCGCTAATCCTTGCTtcgatttcaacatgttcatctTAGCACTTGTTGACCATTTCCTGTCTTTCACAATTTGTACCTTGCAAGATGGATCACAAGGAAACCACAGTTTCGTAATATGAAAATGTGAATATTGGTAGCCGAGCACTTTTAGTTAAGCCTACCCACATTCACAACGGAAGCAAAATATAAGACAATAATATTACCATCCTTAATCACAATAGAGGGATAAGAACTCTTACACGATTTTGCAAGTATTCAAATACTTGATTTACCAAAGGATTGATATTGATATACCAACTGTGTAGCCGGCATCCTCTCGTTGTCGTTTATGGTTGAGGAGGAAACATGCGGTAAGATTGGACTTGTTTGCTGACGGTTCAAGCCTTGCTTCGTTTCCTGCCTCCTTTTGTATTGGACTTCTGCCTCTATTGTCACCATTGTTGGGTTGTTTCGCCTTCTCCCTCGAGATGAGTTTGAAGTTGATGGTGAAACTCGGAATTACAACTCTGGAGTTTTTCCATTGATGATCTTACCACCTGCCTCCGTCAATTCTTTGGTTGGGTTCAAACTTTACCGATCATTGCTTTCATAGGATCTGATAGGATCTCCTGGTTGTCTTACGTTTCAGCTCACTAGTAGAATGCCCCTTATTTGGTTGGACATGTCCACAGTTTACTAAAACCTTTACTTGTTACTTGTCAATCGTTGGACTCATTTGCTTAATGCGCTCGCCTGACTCGAGCTTCATATAGCTCAAATACCTGCATGAAACACATATGGTACAAAAATATGTCCTGCATGGGATATATTCTACACCAAAACCATGTTCTGCAAGACTTTGCGTCCTACACAAAACACGTCTTGTCTAGAACGTATCATGTTTGTTGTTAAGACTTCTCGCCTTCGTCAAGCTTGTTGGGGTTTCCACACACAAAATCACATTCATTTTCCTCTTGAGGCTCCGCACTTTCTCAAGTTTATTGGAGTACCTGCACAGAAAACATGTCCTTTTTGTACATGAGTTTGTTTTGGGCGTCCCCTCCACAGAGCTCATTGAcggttgtcgaatccaccaaaaataaaatataacttcacagccctcaggcttgcacaagggtaaacaaaggtcgtacccaaaggactaatactgatttaatttgtaaatataaccaagcaaataaataaaaagtaaaaaggggaTTGGAATAGATGTTtgctaaattaacaaaagtaatGAAGTTGAGTtgtaattgaataaaatgattaattagaatttcagctaagggattctcaggcaaggaatttagttagtcttgatcattgacagaaatgatatttcttctaaattgcatatcagactagtttggtgtattcttcctaaataatgaattaaccaagtaagactgtagttaactcctaattaacgaataaccttacctcagcggctaagattcaacccgttaacagcattatgaattagaagaacctaatctaagccaaccgattctcagcgatatcgattcagaaacttaattactcattcacttgatgtgataaagtcgaaaatagatgtattaatgtcacatggagaGTTCTCAATTTGTCAATCTGATTATCCCCAAATACAATCTAGATTTCAACTTTATAGCATCAATTACTACTAACTCagatttaactaaataatgactcGTTGATTATCTAGTTTAATCAGACAGCCATATGCCAttttaatcaaatgaacaatcggccgtatcattcaaaagcaaactaacaattgagataaaatctctaaacacagtgaataaacaaatgatatgaataaagagaaaatactagaaaagaaacgatctcacaatacttgaagattcctgcctttgaattatcccttaaccgaaataaagagtttagctatgaatagccataaagaacaaaataaatgtTTCTGAGTTTTCCAGTCTGAAGAACGATAGAAAAATGTACGTCCAGTCTAGGCAAGAAGAGAGAAGATAATCTAATCTCAAACCTAATGTTTTTGTAGAGAAAATATATCcctaaaaattagctaacaaaataGTATCTTTCCCCatcacaaatcttttctaatc is drawn from Euphorbia lathyris chromosome 9, ddEupLath1.1, whole genome shotgun sequence and contains these coding sequences:
- the LOC136205500 gene encoding pentatricopeptide repeat-containing protein At5g18390, mitochondrial, yielding MLRSIRIFTTNLHRLHHLRTLTSSVTTTTKKDSYFALIHHITNIVRRDIYPERTLNRLNLPVTSELVFRVLRACSHSPSESLRFFTWARAHYTPTSVEYEELIKTLARAKRYSSMWKLITQLKDQNPQFSISNDSVCSIIQEYGKHGLIDQAVEVFNKCKSLNCEQNIDVYNALLFALCEVKMFHGAYALIRRMIRKGLVPDKRTYAVLVNGWCTSGKMKEAQAFLEEMSNKGFNPPVRGRDLLIEGLLNAGYLESAKEMVRKMTKEGFVPDINTFNCLIETICKVGEIDFCIDMYHSACKLGLCPDINTYKILIPAASKLEKIDEAFRLLHNSIEDGHKPFPSLYAPIIKGLCRRGQFDDAFCFFSEMKVKGHPPNRPVYTMLITMCGRGGKYVEAANYLAEMTEMGLSPISRCFDMVTDGLKNCGKHDLAKKIEQLEVSFHSV